A section of the Humulus lupulus chromosome 2, drHumLupu1.1, whole genome shotgun sequence genome encodes:
- the LOC133815330 gene encoding uncharacterized protein LOC133815330, whose product MPNYVKFLKDILTKKMRLGEFEMVVLTEGCSAILKNKIPPKLFTIPISIGEREVGKTHCDLGASINLMPMSTFKKMGIGEARPTTVTLQLTDRSMGGSNHFGETIPCHWRTLIDVEKGDFTIRAQEEQLTFKVFNPIHSPNEVEACLAISAFNSKMIEKMHEKHSKGVRKKVPFEEIEKGGEPWKSKEEELSHPQKLLKKKKHGRKP is encoded by the exons ATGCCCAATTATGTGAAGTTCTTGAAGGATATTTTGACAAAGAAGATGAGGCTTGGTGAATTTGAAATGGTAGTTTTGACTGAGGGTTGTAGTGCTattttgaagaataaaattcctccCAAGTTGTTCACAATTCCAATTTCTATTGGGGAGCGAGAAGTTGGTAAAACTCATTGTGATTTGGGAGctagtattaatttgatgcccatgtccaCTTTTAAGAAGATGGGAATTGGAGAAGCAAGGCCAACTACAGTCACTTTGCAATTAACTGACCGTTCTATG GGAGGTTCCAAtcattttggggagaccattcCTTGCCACTGGAGGACTTTGATAGATGTTGAAAAAGGAGATTTCACCATTCGAGCTCAAGAAGAACAATTAACATTCAAGGTTTTTAATCCTATACATTCTCCTAATGAAGTTGAAGCTTGTTTAGCCATAAGTGCTTTCAACTCCAAGATGATTGAAAAGATGCATGAAAAGCATAGCAAAGGAGTGAGGAAAAAGGTCCCTTTTGAAGAAATTGAGAAAGGTGGTGAGCCATGGAAAAGTAAGGAAGAAGAACTATCCCATCCTCAAAAGTTACTGAAGAAAAAGAAACATGGTAGAAAGCCTTAG